Proteins co-encoded in one Polaromonas vacuolata genomic window:
- a CDS encoding dynamin family protein, with amino-acid sequence MSFNQRFDQHSAWRRDFALRLKLLVEWMKSHDLLDAAVESRLSRLESQVRSDKIMVAFVAEFSRGKSELINAIFFAGYGRRIMPASAGRTTMCPTELAWNADLPACLRLLPIDTRLKSQFLMDWRDQPDQWVCIDLDVNDPAQLAKALEKVADVSRVSIEQARALGFWNDTQPEDNPLPDADSLVEVPKWRHALINIAHPLLKQGLVILDTPGLNAIGAEPELTVSLIPQAQAVVFILGVDTGVTKSDLSIWREHLATDDDQSISRLVVLNKIDMLWDALSSPEQVAAQIDKQVVISAEILGLPKSRLTAVSAQKGLVAKITRNRELLAASGLPELERMLADEIMGQRQNILQVTVANAISELRAEAGRVIHVRHRDLAEQADELRGLSGKNVSVVKLMRSRILQEQLEFDESGLRIQATRSVHLKLLRSLLVLLGSTRLKTELVEFKLALKQPGIKFGLKKAYKNTFIRLRESLDQAGAQSAEIYAMLAAAFRQVNSEFGFSLQAPKAPELARYRQDLDSIERSHLQYLGVGKVIKLTQADFSERLMLALATRLRIVFEQALNDVELWNKSAASQLDTQLRERRRNFGRRLEAIERIQDATSGLDERIADIAVQELALKNLNVKLIELTAKLTDTPLLSRAVFSQSEPDSAKRVLAAAELA; translated from the coding sequence ATGTCTTTTAACCAACGATTTGATCAGCATAGCGCATGGCGCCGCGATTTCGCGTTGCGCTTGAAACTGCTGGTGGAATGGATGAAGTCGCACGACTTACTTGACGCCGCCGTTGAAAGTCGCCTGAGCAGGCTGGAATCACAAGTACGCTCAGACAAGATCATGGTGGCTTTTGTCGCTGAGTTCTCGCGCGGTAAATCTGAGTTAATTAACGCCATATTTTTTGCCGGCTACGGCAGACGCATCATGCCAGCCAGTGCGGGTCGCACCACCATGTGTCCGACCGAGTTGGCTTGGAATGCAGATCTGCCAGCTTGTTTACGGCTGTTGCCAATCGATACTCGACTGAAGTCTCAATTCTTGATGGATTGGCGCGACCAGCCCGATCAGTGGGTGTGCATAGACCTAGATGTAAACGATCCCGCCCAACTTGCCAAAGCGCTTGAAAAAGTCGCTGATGTCAGCCGCGTCAGCATTGAACAGGCGCGCGCACTAGGGTTTTGGAACGATACGCAGCCAGAAGATAACCCGCTGCCGGATGCCGATTCATTAGTTGAGGTGCCAAAGTGGCGCCACGCATTGATCAATATCGCCCACCCTCTGCTAAAACAAGGCTTGGTGATTCTCGATACGCCCGGCCTAAATGCTATAGGCGCCGAACCTGAACTCACGGTGAGTCTAATTCCACAAGCGCAGGCGGTAGTTTTTATTCTGGGTGTGGATACGGGCGTGACAAAGTCTGATCTCAGCATCTGGCGCGAGCACTTGGCCACGGATGACGATCAAAGTATTTCTCGGCTGGTGGTCCTCAACAAGATAGACATGCTTTGGGACGCACTGAGTTCTCCCGAACAGGTCGCAGCGCAGATAGACAAACAAGTTGTGATCTCAGCTGAAATACTCGGTCTGCCTAAATCGCGGCTGACCGCTGTGTCGGCACAAAAAGGTTTGGTGGCCAAAATCACACGTAATCGCGAGCTTCTTGCTGCCAGTGGCTTGCCAGAACTCGAGCGTATGTTGGCCGATGAAATCATGGGGCAGCGCCAGAATATTTTGCAAGTTACAGTAGCCAACGCCATTAGCGAGTTGCGTGCCGAAGCCGGCCGCGTCATTCACGTTAGGCATAGAGATCTGGCAGAACAGGCTGATGAGTTGCGTGGACTGAGCGGTAAAAATGTATCCGTTGTCAAACTCATGCGATCGCGTATTTTGCAAGAGCAGCTTGAGTTCGACGAAAGTGGCTTGCGAATTCAGGCTACGCGCAGCGTGCACCTTAAACTTTTGCGCTCGTTGCTGGTCTTGCTGGGTTCGACCAGACTCAAGACTGAACTGGTCGAATTTAAACTCGCGCTCAAGCAACCCGGTATTAAGTTCGGCTTGAAAAAAGCATATAAAAATACCTTTATCCGCTTACGTGAAAGTCTAGATCAGGCTGGAGCGCAGAGCGCGGAAATTTACGCCATGCTGGCGGCTGCGTTTCGGCAAGTCAACAGCGAATTTGGATTTTCACTGCAAGCACCGAAAGCCCCAGAGCTGGCACGTTACCGACAAGATTTAGATTCGATTGAGCGCAGTCATTTGCAATACCTTGGGGTTGGTAAAGTGATCAAGCTCACTCAGGCTGATTTTTCAGAGCGTTTGATGTTGGCCCTAGCTACCCGCTTGCGCATAGTTTTTGAGCAAGCGCTAAACGATGTGGAGCTGTGGAATAAATCTGCAGCCTCTCAGCTCGATACTCAGCTGCGCGAGCGACGGCGCAATTTCGGTCGTCGCTTAGAAGCCATCGAGCGCATACAAGATGCGACCTCGGGTCTCGATGAACGCATCGCCGACATAGCTGTACAAGAGCTGGCACTTAAAAATCTCAATGTAAAACTGATTGAACTCACAGCGAAATTGACTGACACGCCTTTGCTTTCGCGAGCGGTTTTTTCGCAGTCTGAACCAGATAGCGCTAAGCGAGTGCTTGCGGCGGCCGAACTGGCTTAA
- the mutM gene encoding bifunctional DNA-formamidopyrimidine glycosylase/DNA-(apurinic or apyrimidinic site) lyase produces MPELPEVEVTRLSFADRIQGAHISHAQLGKPLRWPLGCEPQSLVDQQVLGVRRRGKYLLLDLSAGLLLMHLGMSGSVTFSIHTPPAGKHDHFDLVTNLGTLRLHDPRRFGAVVFAPSQEHASAQKLLGRLGVEPLGDFFNAVLFHQALKLRKTAIKQVLLAGEVVVGVGNIYASEALFLAGIRPTTRAMRLSRPRSDRLHAAICDVLARAVAKGGSTLKDFSNAQGESGYFQLEAMVYDRAGLPCKICSNPIKSMRQGQRSTFFCAICQKP; encoded by the coding sequence ATGCCTGAATTACCCGAAGTTGAAGTCACCCGCCTAAGTTTTGCCGACCGTATCCAAGGTGCGCATATTAGCCACGCGCAGCTGGGTAAGCCGCTGCGTTGGCCACTCGGTTGTGAGCCGCAATCGCTAGTTGATCAGCAGGTGCTTGGTGTGCGCAGGCGCGGCAAATACCTGTTGTTAGATCTCAGTGCAGGCCTGCTGCTGATGCACTTGGGTATGTCGGGCAGCGTTACTTTTTCTATCCATACGCCGCCAGCTGGCAAACATGATCATTTCGACCTTGTCACGAATTTAGGAACTTTGCGCCTGCACGACCCACGGCGATTTGGTGCGGTGGTTTTTGCGCCTAGCCAAGAACATGCCAGTGCGCAAAAACTTTTGGGCCGTTTGGGTGTGGAGCCGCTAGGAGACTTCTTTAACGCCGTACTTTTTCATCAAGCACTAAAGCTGCGAAAAACGGCGATTAAACAAGTTTTGCTGGCTGGCGAGGTGGTAGTGGGTGTGGGCAATATTTATGCGTCTGAGGCTTTGTTTTTAGCGGGCATCAGGCCTACAACGCGCGCCATGCGTTTGAGCCGGCCTAGATCTGACCGACTCCACGCGGCTATCTGCGATGTCTTGGCCCGGGCTGTAGCCAAGGGCGGTAGTACTTTGAAGGATTTTTCTAATGCGCAAGGCGAGAGCGGTTATTTTCAGCTCGAAGCCATGGTTTACGACCGAGCTGGTCTGCCGTGCAAAATTTGCAGCAACCCGATTAAAAGTATGCGGCAAGGTCAGCGATCAACATTTTTCTGCGCCATCTGCCAGAAACCTTAA
- a CDS encoding tetratricopeptide repeat protein — translation MRDSRLNYHGLMKKKMIFALAALSLTVPLLSAQAQEVKRPSPINAPRVKPAVAALLDAQASDKLPAQSALGGELFYQLLLGEITAQEGEPAAGFALMLDAARKTNDAELYQRATEMALQSRSGEAALQAAKAWQLAKPNSLEPNRFLLQILITLNRISETSAPLKANLLLTPAADRAFAINSIPAAYARTNDKKMAASLVQQALLTYLTNPVTAGSAWTTVSRMQLAAGDLVSALQAAQQAQAAEPKSPGPALIGLELMSSITNPAETLVKNYFERQPKAPPEVRMGYVRVLLDAQRVADASAQLQIVNRDQPQFAAAWLVLGSLQLQQAQTGLAQTSLERYVALAEQQTDAEQNKRGIASAYLSLAELAEKRKDFAAAQNWISKIDNSEDLIQVQLRSASILASQGKIDEARELLKNLPETKPEDARLKLMAEISLLRDFKQYQLAFDLLGQAAAQFPQEPDLLYDQAMMAQKISNMPAMESLLRQVIKLKPDYYGAYNALGYSFADRNVNLPEAKALIQKALEYAPQDPFISDSLGWVEYRMGNKAEAERIFAKAYAAKPDAEIAAHYGEVLWESGEQEKAKIVWREGQLLNPDNETLVETLERLKVKL, via the coding sequence ATGCGCGACTCACGCTTGAACTATCATGGTTTGATGAAGAAAAAAATGATTTTTGCCCTGGCTGCTTTGTCGCTGACAGTGCCGCTGCTGAGTGCTCAAGCACAAGAGGTAAAAAGGCCTAGCCCGATTAACGCGCCAAGAGTTAAGCCTGCCGTAGCCGCACTCTTAGATGCACAAGCCAGCGATAAGCTGCCTGCGCAATCAGCCCTTGGTGGCGAATTGTTCTACCAGCTGCTACTAGGTGAAATCACAGCACAAGAAGGTGAGCCGGCCGCAGGTTTTGCCCTCATGCTTGACGCTGCACGCAAAACTAACGACGCAGAGCTTTATCAGCGGGCCACCGAAATGGCGTTGCAATCGCGTTCTGGTGAAGCCGCATTACAGGCCGCTAAAGCTTGGCAACTGGCCAAGCCCAACAGTCTGGAACCCAACCGTTTCTTGTTGCAAATTCTCATCACACTTAACCGCATCAGCGAGACTTCGGCACCGCTCAAAGCCAACTTATTGCTCACACCTGCAGCGGATCGTGCTTTTGCGATCAACTCCATACCAGCGGCGTACGCCCGCACTAACGACAAAAAAATGGCCGCCAGCTTAGTTCAGCAGGCCTTGCTTACCTATCTAACTAATCCGGTCACAGCCGGCTCAGCATGGACAACGGTCAGCCGCATGCAATTGGCAGCAGGCGACTTGGTTTCTGCTTTGCAGGCAGCGCAGCAAGCACAGGCGGCTGAGCCCAAGTCACCCGGCCCAGCGCTGATTGGTTTAGAGCTGATGTCGTCCATCACCAATCCAGCAGAGACCTTGGTCAAAAATTATTTTGAGCGCCAACCTAAAGCACCGCCCGAAGTGCGTATGGGTTATGTGCGCGTATTGCTCGACGCCCAACGTGTTGCCGACGCTAGTGCGCAGCTGCAAATCGTGAACCGAGATCAACCGCAATTTGCCGCGGCATGGCTGGTACTGGGATCGTTGCAATTGCAACAAGCTCAAACCGGCCTTGCCCAAACCTCGCTAGAGCGCTACGTGGCGCTGGCAGAACAACAAACCGACGCCGAGCAAAATAAACGCGGTATTGCTTCGGCTTATCTGTCATTGGCTGAGTTAGCAGAAAAGCGCAAAGACTTTGCAGCCGCCCAGAACTGGATAAGCAAAATAGACAACTCTGAAGACTTGATTCAAGTGCAGCTCAGAAGCGCTTCCATACTCGCTAGCCAAGGAAAAATTGATGAGGCGCGCGAGTTACTGAAAAATCTACCCGAGACCAAGCCAGAAGACGCAAGACTCAAGCTAATGGCAGAAATTAGCTTGCTGCGCGACTTCAAACAATATCAGCTGGCTTTTGACTTGCTTGGCCAGGCTGCTGCCCAATTCCCCCAAGAGCCCGACTTGCTTTACGACCAAGCCATGATGGCCCAGAAAATCAGCAACATGCCAGCGATGGAGAGTTTGCTTAGACAAGTCATAAAACTCAAACCAGATTACTACGGCGCCTACAACGCCTTGGGCTACTCGTTTGCAGACCGCAATGTGAACTTACCTGAAGCCAAGGCCTTAATCCAAAAAGCACTCGAATACGCACCGCAAGATCCCTTTATTAGCGACAGCTTAGGCTGGGTCGAATACCGCATGGGCAACAAAGCCGAAGCTGAACGCATCTTTGCAAAAGCCTACGCAGCTAAGCCGGACGCTGAAATAGCCGCTCACTACGGCGAAGTCTTGTGGGAAAGTGGCGAGCAGGAAAAAGCCAAAATTGTCTGGCGAGAAGGTCAACTACTCAACCCCGACAATGAAACCTTAGTAGAGACACTAGAGCGCTTAAAGGTAAAGCTTTGA
- a CDS encoding outer membrane lipoprotein LolB produces the protein MSRLFLSRRSLAFAGLVSSALIMSGCASTPTSINQQDQTDVWAGRLSLQIHSEPAQAFFAGFELRGNAQQGELSLTSPIGSTLGLMRWSPGQATLATGGEIKRYSSTDELIEKSTGAAIPLSALFDWLRGTNTVLSGWTADLSRQQDGRIDATRRSPAPLTQLRIVLNQ, from the coding sequence TTGAGCCGACTGTTTTTGTCACGCCGCTCGCTGGCGTTTGCCGGATTGGTTTCAAGCGCTTTAATTATGAGTGGTTGCGCCAGCACACCCACCTCAATTAATCAGCAAGACCAAACTGACGTATGGGCCGGTCGCCTCAGCTTGCAAATACACAGTGAACCAGCGCAGGCATTTTTTGCTGGCTTTGAACTGCGCGGCAATGCCCAGCAAGGCGAGTTAAGTTTGACCAGCCCGATTGGCAGCACGCTGGGTTTAATGCGCTGGTCACCAGGCCAGGCAACGCTTGCGACTGGTGGCGAGATTAAACGTTATAGCTCTACCGATGAACTGATAGAAAAAAGCACAGGCGCAGCAATACCGCTGAGCGCGTTATTTGACTGGCTGCGCGGCACGAACACGGTCTTGAGCGGCTGGACCGCCGATCTTTCGCGCCAGCAAGATGGCCGCATAGACGCGACGCGACGCTCGCCTGCGCCGCTGACACAGCTTCGCATTGTGCTCAATCAATAA
- the ispE gene encoding 4-(cytidine 5'-diphospho)-2-C-methyl-D-erythritol kinase: MRAIYDVPAPAKLNLFLHITGRRADGYHLMQSVFMLIDWCDTLHFELRQDGGISRSDIRGNGSIETLPEVDLCVRAAKALQIATACTLGVHITLEKRIPSQAGMGGGSSDAASCLLALQRLWGVALPRAELMALALKLGADVPFFLSGGHAWVEGIGELITPIELPTAHFLVIKPEAGLATQDIFTSPLLKRDSETDTLQGFATNSESQIYEFGRNDLQPVAKSLCPQLEQSLDFLAEMQLKGRMTGSGSAVFAKLTQKIEIPVLESTWKTKICVNLEKHPLAAW, from the coding sequence CTGCGGGCCATCTACGATGTGCCTGCGCCAGCCAAGCTCAATCTTTTTTTGCACATCACCGGCAGACGCGCTGATGGCTACCATTTAATGCAGTCGGTCTTCATGCTGATCGACTGGTGCGACACCCTGCACTTCGAATTGCGTCAAGACGGCGGCATCAGCCGAAGCGACATCAGGGGTAACGGGTCCATAGAGACTCTTCCCGAGGTAGACCTTTGCGTACGCGCCGCCAAAGCCTTGCAAATAGCCACGGCCTGCACCTTAGGTGTTCACATCACATTGGAAAAACGCATTCCCTCGCAAGCCGGCATGGGCGGCGGATCATCCGATGCGGCTAGCTGCTTATTAGCACTACAGCGACTCTGGGGAGTCGCTTTGCCGCGCGCAGAATTAATGGCACTGGCATTAAAGTTGGGCGCAGACGTGCCGTTTTTTCTATCCGGCGGACACGCTTGGGTAGAAGGAATTGGTGAATTAATCACGCCAATCGAGTTACCCACAGCGCACTTTTTAGTCATCAAACCCGAGGCCGGCTTAGCTACCCAAGATATTTTCACCTCGCCTTTGCTAAAACGTGACTCTGAAACTGATACACTGCAAGGCTTCGCTACAAATAGTGAAAGTCAAATTTACGAGTTTGGCCGAAACGATTTGCAGCCGGTAGCCAAAAGTTTATGCCCGCAGCTTGAACAGTCTTTAGACTTTTTAGCCGAGATGCAACTCAAAGGGCGCATGACCGGCTCAGGCAGCGCAGTATTTGCAAAGTTGACACAAAAAATAGAAATACCGGTACTCGAAAGTACATGGAAAACAAAAATTTGTGTCAATTTAGAGAAACACCCTCTCGCAGCTTGGTAA
- a CDS encoding ribose-phosphate pyrophosphokinase — MQSNHPHPHPDFLLFTGNANPSLAAEVALHLGMPLGAAQVGRFSDGEVTVEIQQNVRARDVFVVQSTCAPTNENLMELLIMVDALKRSSAERITAVIPYFGYARQDRRPRSARVPITAKVVANMLQAVGVSRVLTMDLHADQIQGFFDIPVDNIYASPVLLGDLRQKNYSDLMVVSPDVGGVVRARALAKQLGCDMAIIDKRRPKANVSEVMHVIGDIDGRNCVIMDDMIDTAGTLVKAAEVLKERGAKKVYAYCTHPIFSGPAIERITQGDALDEVVVTNTIPLNDNAKHCKKIRQLSVGPLIAETIQRISRGESVMSLFSDQDQPVLL, encoded by the coding sequence ATGCAGTCGAACCATCCCCACCCCCATCCCGATTTTCTGCTGTTTACTGGCAACGCTAATCCAAGTTTGGCCGCTGAAGTCGCCCTACATCTGGGCATGCCTTTAGGCGCCGCTCAAGTCGGACGCTTTTCTGATGGCGAGGTCACGGTTGAAATTCAGCAAAACGTGAGAGCCCGCGACGTTTTCGTCGTGCAGTCGACCTGTGCGCCGACTAACGAAAACCTGATGGAATTGCTGATCATGGTGGACGCGCTCAAGCGCTCCTCAGCCGAGCGTATTACCGCTGTCATTCCCTATTTTGGTTATGCCCGGCAAGATCGCCGACCACGCTCAGCACGCGTTCCCATCACGGCCAAAGTAGTCGCCAATATGTTGCAAGCTGTGGGCGTTTCACGCGTCTTAACCATGGACTTGCACGCTGACCAAATTCAAGGTTTTTTCGACATACCTGTCGACAACATTTACGCTTCGCCAGTCTTGCTGGGTGACTTGCGACAGAAAAATTATTCCGACCTCATGGTGGTCTCACCCGATGTTGGCGGCGTAGTTCGCGCACGCGCACTGGCGAAACAGCTAGGCTGCGACATGGCCATCATTGATAAGCGTAGGCCCAAGGCCAACGTGTCTGAAGTCATGCACGTGATTGGCGATATTGACGGCCGCAACTGCGTGATCATGGACGACATGATTGACACCGCTGGCACGCTAGTCAAAGCCGCCGAAGTGCTCAAAGAGCGCGGCGCGAAAAAAGTCTACGCTTACTGCACGCACCCGATTTTCTCGGGCCCGGCGATAGAGCGCATAACACAGGGCGATGCCCTGGACGAAGTGGTCGTCACAAACACGATTCCACTTAACGATAATGCGAAACATTGCAAAAAAATACGCCAGCTTTCTGTCGGCCCGCTGATAGCGGAAACGATACAGCGCATCTCGCGCGGAGAGTCTGTGATGAGTTTGTTCTCCGACCAGGACCAACCGGTTCTGCTCTGA
- a CDS encoding 50S ribosomal protein L25/general stress protein Ctc, translated as MKFAAFTRTLQGTGASRRLRITGRTPGIVYGGTGEPLLIEIDHNALFHAIKKEAFHAAILEMELNGTEHKVLLRDLQMHPFKQQVLHIDFQRVEARTRMTVKVPVHYTGEEESPAVKTDNCLVNHVVSELTVSCFPADIPESINVDLSGMKKGSTLHVKDITLPKGVRFVPKGQENPVLVSLTVAVNEADVAADAAAAAAAAAAAPVKGKGGKAKPAPKK; from the coding sequence ATGAAATTTGCCGCTTTTACGCGCACACTGCAGGGCACGGGTGCGAGCCGCCGTCTCCGCATCACAGGTCGTACACCAGGTATTGTTTACGGTGGAACCGGTGAGCCGCTGTTGATCGAAATCGATCACAACGCTTTGTTCCATGCGATCAAAAAAGAAGCTTTCCACGCCGCCATCCTTGAGATGGAATTGAACGGTACAGAGCACAAAGTTTTGCTGCGTGATTTGCAAATGCACCCCTTCAAGCAGCAAGTTCTGCACATTGACTTCCAACGTGTTGAAGCTCGCACACGCATGACAGTTAAAGTGCCAGTGCATTACACCGGCGAAGAAGAGTCCCCAGCGGTCAAAACTGACAACTGCTTGGTCAACCACGTGGTTTCCGAACTGACAGTGTCATGCTTCCCAGCGGATATTCCAGAGTCCATCAATGTCGACTTGAGCGGCATGAAAAAAGGCTCGACTCTGCACGTCAAGGACATCACCTTGCCAAAAGGCGTGAGATTCGTACCAAAAGGCCAGGAAAACCCAGTCTTGGTATCCTTGACCGTTGCCGTCAACGAAGCCGACGTCGCCGCCGATGCAGCTGCTGCCGCAGCCGCAGCAGCCGCCGCGCCAGTTAAAGGTAAGGGCGGTAAAGCCAAACCTGCTCCTAAGAAGTAA
- the pth gene encoding aminoacyl-tRNA hydrolase, producing the protein MIKLFVGLGNPGLEYEATRHNAGFWWIDALARDLKAPLSFDKSYYGQIARTSVNGQNVWLLEPQTFMNLSGKSVAALARFFKILPEEILVVHDEIDIVPGQVKLKFGGSHAGHNGLRDIHAQLGIGDYWRLRLGVGHPGVKSEVINWVLKKPMQEHRSAIDECIDRSLKAVPALLAGEMEKATMMIHTNAPQRPKPPRKEVPVKAEVNEAAKPPETPDAKTS; encoded by the coding sequence ATGATCAAACTGTTTGTAGGCTTGGGCAACCCCGGCTTGGAGTACGAAGCTACGCGGCACAATGCGGGCTTTTGGTGGATAGATGCACTCGCGCGCGATCTCAAAGCACCACTGAGCTTTGACAAAAGTTATTACGGTCAAATCGCCAGAACCAGCGTGAATGGTCAAAATGTTTGGCTGCTCGAGCCCCAAACCTTTATGAATCTTTCTGGCAAATCAGTTGCTGCCCTAGCGCGATTTTTCAAAATTTTGCCCGAAGAAATTTTAGTGGTGCACGATGAAATAGACATAGTGCCGGGCCAAGTCAAACTCAAATTTGGCGGCAGCCATGCGGGTCACAACGGCTTGCGCGACATTCATGCGCAGCTTGGCATAGGTGACTACTGGCGACTAAGGCTAGGCGTAGGTCATCCGGGCGTAAAAAGCGAAGTGATCAATTGGGTGCTAAAAAAGCCCATGCAAGAACACCGCAGTGCAATTGATGAGTGCATAGACCGTTCACTAAAAGCAGTACCAGCACTGCTAGCAGGCGAGATGGAAAAAGCCACCATGATGATTCATACCAATGCGCCGCAGCGACCTAAGCCGCCGCGCAAGGAAGTGCCGGTTAAAGCCGAAGTCAATGAAGCAGCTAAACCGCCAGAAACACCTGACGCAAAGACTTCATAA
- a CDS encoding YfhL family 4Fe-4S dicluster ferredoxin, which produces MALLITDECINCDVCEPECPNQAIYLGAEIYEIDPHKCTECVGHFDEPQCVQVCPVACIPVNPEHIESRDTLWQKYHRLVAV; this is translated from the coding sequence GTGGCACTTTTAATTACTGACGAATGCATTAACTGCGATGTCTGCGAGCCCGAATGCCCGAATCAAGCGATTTATTTGGGCGCCGAAATTTACGAGATAGACCCGCATAAATGCACCGAATGCGTGGGTCATTTCGACGAGCCGCAGTGCGTCCAGGTCTGCCCTGTGGCGTGCATACCGGTTAACCCAGAGCACATCGAAAGCCGCGATACCTTGTGGCAAAAATATCACCGCTTGGTGGCGGTTTAG
- the coaD gene encoding pantetheine-phosphate adenylyltransferase — MILSLPIPASRIAVYSGTFDPVTLGHLDVVWRAAGLFDGLVIAVAHAHHKKTLFSLEQRVALTAQACEDLPNVRVMAFDGLIMDFCAEHGASAVVRGIRNLTDFDYESQMAAMNRKLRPEVETVFLLPEANLQCISSTLVREISKLGGDVRQMVSAPVLDALSTIKKGV; from the coding sequence ATGATTCTTTCCTTGCCAATCCCTGCTAGCCGAATTGCGGTTTATTCCGGTACGTTTGACCCGGTCACGCTAGGTCATTTGGATGTGGTGTGGCGTGCTGCCGGTTTGTTTGATGGTCTAGTCATTGCAGTGGCCCACGCGCATCACAAGAAAACTCTTTTTAGTTTGGAACAGCGTGTGGCGCTAACCGCTCAGGCTTGCGAAGATTTACCGAACGTCCGGGTCATGGCCTTTGATGGTTTGATCATGGATTTTTGTGCCGAGCATGGCGCTAGCGCGGTGGTGCGCGGCATTCGTAATCTGACCGACTTTGACTACGAGTCGCAGATGGCCGCGATGAACCGCAAACTAAGACCCGAAGTGGAAACTGTTTTTCTGCTGCCCGAGGCTAACTTGCAATGCATTAGCAGCACCTTGGTGCGCGAGATCAGCAAGCTTGGCGGCGATGTGCGCCAAATGGTCAGCGCACCCGTGTTGGATGCGTTGTCAACAATCAAGAAAGGGGTTTGA
- the rsmD gene encoding 16S rRNA (guanine(966)-N(2))-methyltransferase RsmD encodes MKYTVEKTEKSSSATAEKSAKKPRSGKVVGRKTIPPGEVRIIGGLYKRSKLQVANRPGLRPTPDRVRETVFNWLGQDLSGWRCADPFAGTGVLGFEAASRGAAEVLICEQDPILVDKLKASASKLQAAMIRVERGDGVAMLRRLSPASMQLIFIDPPYESALFESSLRAASQALNETGFIYLEAPRVWLDEELLDMGLQVHRFGKAGAVHFHLLSKAGTNSSGA; translated from the coding sequence ATGAAATACACAGTAGAAAAGACTGAAAAAAGCAGCTCGGCCACAGCCGAAAAAAGCGCAAAAAAACCTAGGTCTGGCAAAGTCGTCGGGCGCAAAACCATACCGCCCGGCGAAGTCCGCATCATTGGTGGGCTGTATAAGCGCAGCAAACTTCAAGTGGCGAATCGCCCCGGTCTGAGGCCAACACCAGACCGCGTGCGTGAAACTGTTTTCAATTGGTTAGGCCAAGACTTGAGCGGTTGGCGCTGTGCTGACCCGTTTGCTGGCACTGGCGTGCTTGGCTTTGAGGCCGCTTCGCGCGGTGCGGCTGAAGTTTTAATCTGCGAGCAAGATCCGATTTTGGTCGACAAGCTCAAAGCCTCTGCCAGCAAGCTGCAAGCGGCCATGATTCGTGTCGAGCGCGGTGATGGCGTGGCCATGCTTAGGCGGCTATCGCCAGCGAGTATGCAGTTGATCTTTATCGATCCGCCGTATGAGTCCGCGTTGTTTGAGTCTTCACTCAGGGCTGCTTCGCAGGCGCTAAACGAAACCGGTTTTATTTATCTTGAAGCGCCGCGCGTTTGGCTAGATGAAGAATTACTGGATATGGGTCTGCAAGTTCACCGCTTTGGTAAGGCCGGCGCTGTGCACTTTCATTTACTTTCTAAAGCCGGGACAAACAGCTCGGGCGCATAA